In the genome of Epinephelus lanceolatus isolate andai-2023 chromosome 18, ASM4190304v1, whole genome shotgun sequence, one region contains:
- the LOC117268656 gene encoding SUMO-conjugating enzyme UBC9-like: protein MSGIALSRLSQERKAWRKDHPFGFVAVPTKNPDGTMNLMNWECAIPGKKGTLWEGGLYKLRMLFKDDYPSSPPKCKFEPPIFHPNVYPSGTVCLSILEEDKDWRPAITIKQILLGIQELLNEPNIQDPAQAEAYTIYCQNRMDYEKRVRAQAKKFAPT from the exons ATGTCTGGCATCGCTCTTAGCAGACTGTCCCAGGAGCGCAAAGCCTGGAGAAAAGACCACCCGTTT GGTTTTGTTGCTGTGCCCACCAAGAACCCCGATGGCACCATGAATCTGATGAACTGGGAGTGTGCCATCCCAGGGAAGAAAGGA ACCTTGTGGGAGGGAGGACTCTATAAACTCAGAATGCTGTTCAAAGATGACTACCCCTCCTCACCACCCAAAT GCAAGTTTGAGCCACCAATATTCCACCCAAATGTCTACCCATCCGGCACCgtgtgtctgtccatcctggaggAGGACAAAGACTGGAGGCCTGCCATCACCATCAAACAG ATCCTGTTGGGTATccaggagctgctgaatgagccCAACATTCAAGACCCAGCACAAGCAGAGGCTTACACAATTTACTG TCAGAACAGGATGGACTATGAGAAGCGAGTAAGGGCACAGGCCAAGAAGTTTGCCCCCACATAG